AGCAAGCCGCACAATACGACGCCCGCGACGGGAGACGGTCCGCCGCGACCGCGCAGGGCGGGACTGATGAAAAAGCGCGTCCATTCAAAGATGTCCGGCGCCCGCGGTGGCCCGTCGGACGCGAGCCCCGGAAACACGTCGCCGAGCAGATGTGGCTGTAGCGTCGGAACCAGGCGCGACCCGCCAACGATCTTGCCGAGGCTATCGAGCGCCAGCAGGTAGATGGCATGCTCGGTGTCGAACGCATCCATTTCGATATTGATGGGTCGTGCCACCGCGCGCCATTGCCGCCGTTTCACGTAGATGTCGTAGCGAATCCGAAAATAGCGCTCCAGCACAACCCTGTACTGTTTTCTGTTGGCCCAAGTGACAACCGCAATTCGAACCATGACGCCTCCAGGCGTCGGGAGTAGGTCACCGTCCCCTGGATTCCTTATGCCGGAATTCCGGTATTGCTAAATCTGAATT
The Mesorhizobium australicum genome window above contains:
- a CDS encoding acyl-homoserine-lactone synthase, whose translation is MVRIAVVTWANRKQYRVVLERYFRIRYDIYVKRRQWRAVARPINIEMDAFDTEHAIYLLALDSLGKIVGGSRLVPTLQPHLLGDVFPGLASDGPPRAPDIFEWTRFFISPALRGRGGPSPVAGVVLCGLLEVALRLGIRQISVVCEAFWPKRLRALGWSVAELGDVLQHEDGDIVALLIDVTPEAIASTRRAYDIHGPILSDAAASP